In the genome of Sphingomonas naphthae, one region contains:
- a CDS encoding TorF family putative porin: MFNRLAAAALLCAAATPALAQDEPAKPFTVSGSAGLVSDYRFRGVSQTDEHMAVQAGITVSHESGFYVGTWGSNLAGWGTFGGSSMELDLFGGYKADLGNGLALDAGLLWYMYPGGASETDFAEPYVKLSGVLGPVNALVGVAYAPKQQALGKWYWNAATYATGVPNNPGKKNDNLYVWGDYNMPVAETGLTAKAHVGYSKGNSGLGPNGTSVAPTGQYVDWMLGADYALGPVVLGVAYVDTSIKRNDRAYLFPNFASTKDGSAISSAQVVFSITAAF, from the coding sequence ATGTTCAATCGTCTCGCCGCCGCAGCCCTGCTGTGCGCCGCCGCGACCCCGGCTCTCGCGCAGGACGAACCTGCCAAGCCGTTCACCGTGTCGGGCAGCGCCGGCCTCGTTTCCGACTATCGCTTCCGTGGCGTCTCGCAGACCGACGAGCATATGGCGGTTCAGGCCGGCATCACCGTCAGCCACGAAAGCGGCTTCTACGTCGGCACCTGGGGCTCCAACCTGGCCGGCTGGGGCACCTTCGGTGGCTCGAGCATGGAACTCGACCTGTTCGGCGGCTACAAGGCCGATCTCGGCAACGGCCTCGCGCTCGATGCCGGCCTGCTCTGGTACATGTATCCGGGCGGCGCCTCCGAGACCGACTTCGCCGAGCCTTATGTGAAGCTGTCGGGCGTGCTCGGCCCGGTCAATGCCCTCGTCGGCGTCGCTTATGCCCCCAAGCAGCAGGCACTCGGCAAATGGTATTGGAACGCCGCCACCTACGCGACGGGCGTGCCGAACAACCCCGGCAAGAAGAACGACAACCTCTACGTCTGGGGCGACTACAACATGCCCGTCGCCGAGACCGGCCTGACCGCCAAGGCCCACGTCGGCTATTCGAAGGGCAATTCCGGCCTTGGCCCGAACGGCACCTCGGTCGCCCCGACCGGCCAGTATGTCGACTGGATGCTCGGCGCCGATTACGCGCTCGGCCCGGTCGTGCTGGGCGTCGCCTATGTCGATACCAGCATCAAGCGCAACGATCGCGCCTATCTGTTCCCGAACTTCGCCTCGACGAAGGACGGCAGCGCGATCTCGAGCGCGCAGGTGGTCTTCTCCATCACGGCCGCTTTCTGA
- a CDS encoding SulP family inorganic anion transporter yields MLNTKHLARDFTASIVVFLVAMPLCMGIAVASGVPAEKGLITGIIGGLVVGLLAGSPLQVSGPAAGLAVIVFEIVREQGLSALGPILVLAGLLQVTAGIFRLGGWFRAISPAVVHGMLAGIGALIVIGQFHVLFDEKPLSSGLANLSAMPGRLLGLDPNNIAATELAFVLGLVTIGSMLAWEKFRPASMKLVPGALVGVVAATIVAIAGGLDVARVTVPASIWAAVETPDQSFLSAMMTPAVLTTALAIAFIASAETLLSAAAVDRMHDGVRTNYDKELRAQGVGNLLCGFAGALPMTGVIVRSSANVQAGAQTRLSTILHGTWILGFVALLPFVLQQIPMAALGGILVITGWRLVSLSHVRHLFHQYGLLPALIWAATFVMVIATDLLTGVLVGLGLSLLELLPHVRKLKLRVDAEQGETVDRIGLVGAATFVTLPKLNRVLDSVSEDRALQLDLHRCDAVDHTCAEMLTDWLQRKRARGMSIELMGAKGNLSKLAVA; encoded by the coding sequence ATGCTGAACACCAAGCATCTCGCGCGGGATTTCACCGCGTCCATCGTCGTCTTCCTCGTGGCGATGCCGCTCTGCATGGGCATTGCCGTCGCCTCCGGCGTGCCGGCCGAAAAGGGCCTCATCACCGGCATCATCGGCGGCCTCGTCGTCGGCCTGCTGGCGGGCTCCCCGCTCCAGGTCAGCGGCCCGGCCGCCGGCCTGGCCGTGATCGTGTTCGAGATCGTGCGCGAGCAGGGTCTTTCGGCGCTGGGGCCGATCCTCGTGCTGGCGGGGCTCCTCCAGGTGACCGCCGGCATCTTCCGCCTCGGCGGCTGGTTCCGCGCCATCTCCCCGGCGGTGGTGCATGGCATGCTCGCCGGCATCGGCGCGCTGATCGTGATCGGCCAGTTTCATGTGCTGTTCGACGAGAAGCCGTTGTCGAGCGGCCTGGCCAACCTTTCCGCCATGCCGGGCCGCCTGCTGGGCCTGGACCCCAACAATATCGCCGCGACCGAGCTGGCCTTCGTGCTGGGCCTCGTCACCATCGGATCGATGCTGGCGTGGGAGAAGTTCCGCCCGGCCTCGATGAAGCTGGTGCCGGGCGCGCTCGTCGGCGTGGTCGCCGCGACGATCGTGGCGATAGCGGGCGGGCTGGACGTGGCGCGCGTCACCGTGCCGGCCTCGATCTGGGCCGCTGTCGAAACGCCCGACCAGAGCTTCCTGAGCGCGATGATGACCCCGGCGGTGCTGACGACGGCGCTCGCCATCGCCTTCATCGCCTCGGCCGAGACCCTGCTCTCGGCGGCGGCGGTCGATCGCATGCATGACGGCGTCCGCACCAATTACGACAAGGAATTGCGCGCGCAGGGCGTGGGCAACCTGCTCTGCGGCTTCGCCGGCGCGCTGCCGATGACGGGCGTGATCGTCCGTTCCTCGGCCAACGTGCAGGCCGGCGCGCAGACCCGCCTGTCCACCATCCTCCACGGCACCTGGATCCTCGGCTTCGTGGCGCTGCTGCCGTTCGTGCTGCAACAGATCCCGATGGCGGCGCTGGGCGGCATCCTCGTCATCACCGGCTGGCGCCTCGTGAGCCTCAGCCATGTGCGCCACCTGTTCCACCAATATGGCCTGTTGCCCGCGCTGATCTGGGCGGCGACCTTCGTGATGGTGATCGCGACCGATCTGCTGACCGGCGTGCTGGTGGGTCTCGGCCTCTCGCTGCTCGAACTGCTGCCGCATGTCCGCAAGCTCAAGCTGCGCGTCGATGCCGAGCAGGGCGAGACGGTCGATCGCATCGGCCTGGTCGGCGCCGCGACTTTCGTGACGCTGCCCAAGCTGAACCGGGTGCTGGACTCGGTTTCAGAGGATCGCGCGCTCCAGCTCGACCTGCATCGCTGCGACGCGGTCGATCACACCTGTGCCGAGATGCTGACCGACTGGCTCCAGCGCAAGCGCGCGCGCGGCATGTCGATCGAGCTGATGGGCGCCAAGGGCAATCTGTCCAAGCTCGCTGTGGCCTGA
- a CDS encoding carbonic anhydrase, producing the protein MNELIGRVFSFEKKTFPDQSALFSKLVAEGQSPKALIISCADSRVVPEQILQAAPGDLFVCRNAGNIVPPYSSANGGVTSTVEYAVMVLGVRDIIVCGHSDCGAMKAMEAPEKLGSMPNVAAWLRHSNAANEVVKHCYPEMTGGERARVMALENVVSQLQHLRTHPSVASGIARGEISLHGWFVDIHGGQVLGLDGETGRFTALREDAPLPVALPAGKRTAAEVPFLQAAE; encoded by the coding sequence GTGAACGAGCTGATCGGTCGCGTTTTCAGTTTCGAGAAGAAGACCTTCCCGGACCAGAGCGCCCTCTTTTCCAAGCTGGTGGCTGAAGGGCAGAGCCCGAAGGCGCTCATCATCTCCTGCGCGGACAGCCGCGTCGTGCCCGAGCAGATCCTTCAGGCGGCGCCCGGCGACCTCTTTGTCTGCCGCAACGCCGGCAACATCGTGCCCCCTTATTCCAGCGCCAACGGCGGTGTGACCTCCACGGTGGAATATGCCGTGATGGTGCTGGGCGTGCGCGACATCATCGTGTGCGGCCATTCGGACTGCGGCGCGATGAAGGCGATGGAAGCCCCGGAGAAGCTCGGCTCGATGCCGAACGTCGCGGCCTGGCTGCGCCACAGCAACGCCGCCAACGAGGTGGTGAAGCATTGCTATCCGGAGATGACCGGCGGCGAGCGCGCCCGCGTGATGGCGCTGGAGAATGTCGTCAGCCAGTTGCAGCATCTGCGCACCCATCCGTCGGTCGCGTCGGGCATCGCGCGCGGCGAGATTTCGCTGCACGGCTGGTTCGTCGACATCCACGGCGGTCAGGTGCTCGGCCTCGATGGCGAGACCGGCCGCTTCACCGCGCTGCGCGAAGACGCACCGCTGCCCGTGGCCCTGCCCGCCGGCAAGCGCACCGCAGCGGAAGTCCCCTTCCTCCAGGCGGCCGAGTAA
- a CDS encoding ATP-binding protein, translating into MNNPLRRSLGLLGRIVAILLLTVAIEFGVSTLLYERASRLLIQEDEARRLAEHLVIARKLVVERPRYERPELADELTTDRYDVHWTPTKPPPAPLTPQLDEMRRQIVAWEPSLTQANLRLRLDSPGRRSAVTGYLRLPDGSWLQFGTREIVHGGWDLALNRILLALVPALGLLIIGALMIRQTLSPLRRLAQATERIGFGEEVHIPEAGTFEVRRLIRAFNVMQERIHKLIDDRTQALAAVGHDLRTPLARLQLRLDGVDDREAREALGEDVAEMEAMVASLLAYLGGEGEPEKPVKIDLAVLVQTMVDNATDRDLDAAYDGPEHLDAVVRKLSLRRALGNLIANAIHYGGSAHVTLFRRDDTIVICVEDKGPGIPEDQLEAVLQPFIRLDAARGRYTGGLGLGLAIVVKAVEGEGGTLHLANRAEGGLRAEIRLPA; encoded by the coding sequence TTGAACAACCCGCTCCGCCGGTCGCTGGGCCTGCTGGGGCGGATCGTCGCGATCCTGCTGCTGACGGTCGCGATCGAATTCGGCGTTTCGACGCTTCTCTACGAACGGGCGAGCCGGCTGCTGATCCAGGAGGATGAGGCGCGCCGGCTGGCCGAGCATCTGGTCATCGCGCGCAAGCTGGTGGTGGAGCGGCCGCGCTACGAGCGGCCCGAACTGGCCGACGAACTCACCACCGATCGCTACGACGTCCACTGGACGCCGACCAAGCCGCCCCCGGCCCCGTTGACCCCGCAGCTCGACGAGATGCGCCGCCAGATCGTGGCGTGGGAGCCGTCGCTGACGCAGGCGAACCTGCGCCTGCGGCTCGATTCGCCCGGCCGGCGATCGGCGGTGACGGGCTATCTGCGCCTGCCCGACGGCAGCTGGCTGCAATTCGGCACGCGCGAGATCGTCCATGGCGGCTGGGATCTGGCGCTCAATCGCATCCTGCTGGCGCTGGTGCCGGCGCTCGGCCTGCTCATCATCGGCGCGCTGATGATCCGCCAGACGCTGAGCCCACTGCGGCGGCTGGCGCAGGCGACCGAGCGGATCGGCTTCGGCGAGGAAGTGCATATTCCCGAGGCCGGCACGTTCGAGGTGCGCCGCCTGATCCGCGCCTTCAACGTGATGCAGGAGCGGATCCACAAGCTGATCGACGATCGCACCCAGGCGCTGGCGGCGGTCGGCCACGATCTGCGCACCCCGCTCGCCCGGCTGCAATTGCGGCTGGACGGGGTGGACGACCGCGAGGCGCGCGAGGCGCTGGGTGAGGATGTCGCCGAGATGGAGGCGATGGTCGCCTCGCTGCTCGCCTACCTCGGCGGCGAGGGCGAGCCCGAGAAGCCGGTCAAGATCGATCTCGCCGTGCTGGTGCAGACGATGGTGGACAATGCCACCGATCGCGATCTGGACGCGGCCTATGACGGGCCGGAGCATCTCGACGCGGTGGTGCGCAAGCTCAGCCTGCGCCGCGCGCTCGGCAATCTGATCGCCAACGCCATCCATTATGGCGGCAGCGCGCACGTCACCCTGTTTCGCCGCGACGACACGATCGTGATCTGCGTCGAGGACAAGGGGCCGGGTATCCCCGAGGACCAGCTGGAGGCGGTGTTGCAGCCCTTCATCCGGCTGGACGCGGCCCGCGGGCGTTACACCGGCGGCCTCGGCCTGGGCCTCGCCATCGTCGTCAAGGCGGTGGAGGGCGAAGGCGGCACGCTGCATCTGGCGAACCGCGCCGAGGGCGGGCTGCGCGCGGAAATCCGGCTGCCGGCGTAA
- a CDS encoding response regulator transcription factor, with translation MTPPSIILVEDDPPLRTLTARALQENGYLVRPAASAPEMWIAMENGPVDLILLDIMLPGTNGIDLCRQLRKKSEVPIIFISAKGSEEDRVLGLELGADDYIAKPFGTRELIARVRAVLRRGGLERQHGEVRETEAHFDGWVANFPRRELRSPSGAMVELTGAEFDLLASFLGQPQRVIARDRLIELSRTRLGDASDRSIDVLISRLRRKLTEAGKVAPILTVRGVGYMLKAEVTRA, from the coding sequence GTGACCCCCCCGTCCATCATCCTCGTCGAGGACGATCCCCCCCTCCGCACCCTGACGGCGCGCGCGCTGCAGGAAAACGGCTATCTCGTTCGCCCCGCCGCCTCCGCGCCCGAAATGTGGATCGCGATGGAGAACGGCCCGGTCGACCTGATCCTGCTCGATATCATGCTGCCCGGCACCAACGGCATCGATCTGTGCCGCCAGCTGCGCAAGAAGAGCGAGGTGCCGATCATCTTCATCAGCGCCAAGGGCAGCGAGGAGGATCGCGTCCTCGGGCTGGAACTGGGCGCCGACGATTATATCGCCAAGCCGTTCGGCACGCGCGAGCTGATCGCCCGCGTCCGCGCGGTGCTGCGCCGGGGCGGGCTGGAGCGCCAGCATGGCGAGGTGCGCGAGACCGAGGCGCATTTCGACGGCTGGGTCGCCAATTTCCCCCGGCGCGAGCTGCGCTCGCCCAGCGGGGCGATGGTGGAGCTGACCGGCGCGGAATTCGATCTGCTCGCCAGCTTCCTCGGCCAGCCGCAGCGCGTGATCGCGCGCGACCGGCTGATCGAACTATCGCGCACCCGGCTGGGCGACGCCTCCGATCGCAGCATCGACGTGCTCATCAGCCGCCTGCGCCGCAAGCTGACCGAGGCCGGCAAGGTCGCGCCGATCCTGACGGTGCGCGGCGTCGGCTACATGCTGAAGGCCGAGGTCACGCGCGCTTGA
- a CDS encoding DUF1579 domain-containing protein: protein MIRLAVAAVLSLALPAATLAQPPDRAAIAAQVEALKATAWMDGTWRGPATFQTPGGPLTITQTERVGPMLGGAIRLVEGKGYMANGMAGFNAFGVIAFDPQTRAYIFQTHAQGHAGNFPLTVTPTGWAWSLPMGEASLRYTTTLVDGKWHEIGERIVPGQKPVTIFEMTLVRIGDTDWPGAGAVPAK from the coding sequence ATGATCCGTCTCGCTGTCGCCGCCGTCCTGTCACTCGCGCTTCCCGCCGCCACGCTCGCCCAGCCGCCCGACCGCGCCGCCATCGCCGCGCAGGTCGAAGCGCTCAAGGCCACCGCCTGGATGGACGGCACATGGCGTGGTCCTGCAACCTTCCAGACCCCCGGCGGGCCGCTCACCATCACCCAGACCGAACGGGTTGGCCCCATGCTCGGCGGCGCGATCCGATTGGTCGAGGGCAAGGGCTACATGGCCAACGGCATGGCGGGCTTCAACGCCTTCGGCGTGATCGCCTTTGATCCGCAGACCAGGGCCTACATCTTCCAGACACACGCGCAGGGCCACGCCGGCAATTTCCCGCTGACCGTCACCCCCACGGGCTGGGCCTGGTCGCTGCCGATGGGCGAGGCGAGCCTGCGCTACACGACCACCCTGGTCGATGGGAAATGGCACGAGATCGGCGAGCGCATCGTCCCCGGCCAGAAACCCGTCACGATCTTCGAGATGACGCTGGTCCGCATCGGCGACACCGACTGGCCGGGGGCAGGGGCCGTGCCGGCGAAATAG